A window from Podospora bellae-mahoneyi strain CBS 112042 chromosome 1 map unlocalized CBS112042p_1, whole genome shotgun sequence encodes these proteins:
- the PRE7 gene encoding Proteasome subunit beta type-6 (BUSCO:EOG0926457R; MEROPS:MER0005692; COG:O; EggNog:ENOG503NZ3T) has protein sequence MAMFSQNPLLNGPNYSFSEAPKFNAPEGARQHRFDPYTDNGGSTLAIAGADFTIMAGDTRLTSGYSINSRFHPKVFKIGGTTSDQSDATLVLSVVGFAADGEALKERLDAICKMYRYRHGKPMSVKACAQRLSTILYQKRFFPYYAYAILGGLDEEGKGAVYSYDPVGSYEREQCRAGGAAASLIMPFLDNQVNFKNQFIPGSGEGHALQECERRPLTRQEVETLVKDAFDGAVERHIEVGDGLQMMIITKEGIEELILPLKRD, from the exons ATGGCCATGTTCAGCCAGAACCCGCTCTTGAACGGGCCCAACTACTCGTTCAGCGAGGCACCCAAATTCAACGCTCCCGAGGGAGCTCGACAGCATCGCTTTGACCC ATACACCGACAATGGTGGCTCGACCCTTGCCATTGCCGGCGCCgacttcaccatcatggctGGCGATACCCGTTTGACCTCGGGCTACAGTATCAACTCTCGGTTCCACCCCAAGGTGTTCAAGATCGGCGGCACAACTTCCGACCAGAGTGATGCAACACTGGTTCTCTCGGTCGTAGGGTTTGCGGCGGATGGGGAAGCTCTCAAGGAACGGCTCGATGCCATTTGCAAAATGTACCGCTACCGCCATGGGAAACCCATGAGCGTCAAGGCGTGTGCACAGCGGCTGTCGACAATTCTTTACCAGAAGCGGTTCTTCCCATACTACGCCTATGCTATCCTTGGCGgcctcgacgaggagggcaagggagCCGTCTACTCATACGATCCAGTCGGCAGCTACGAGCGGGAACAATGCCGGGCAGGCGGTGCCGCGGCCAGTTTGATCATGCCATTCCTCGACAACCAAGTCAACTTCAAGAACCAGTTCATTCCGGGCAGCGGTGAAGGTCATGCTCTCCAAGAATGCGAGCGACGCCCGTTGACTCGTCAGGAGGTCGAGACTCTGGTGAAGGATGCCTTTGACGGGGCTGTCGAGCGTCATATTGAAGTCGGCGACGGACTGCAGATGATGATTATTACAAAGGAAGGGATTGAGGAGCTCATTTTGCCCCTCAAGAGAGATTAG